GacaagctttcaaaaaaaccaCCTTAGAACACAAGACCCAAGAGTGTTCATGGAAGTAcaataacaaatatttaacttcCTTTCATTCgcatgaaaatgcttttcatttctcaGCTGCCATGAAGGgcaaattttggttttttccccactgttttcACTGATTTTGCAACTGGGCTTTGTAATTTTCAGACGCATATGAGAGTATACTCACTCACAAATAGTAACATGATTACAGTAAAATCGAAAGCCACAATGTAAAATAATGGTGGACATTCCGTAAGTGGAATTTTAACATTTGGTCAACATTTCTGCTGTGCTAAAGGCAAAAATATGCTGTACAAAATCACTTTAACATCTGGCAGGAATAAGCCTTGTTTACTTTAGCCTCAGCTTAGTGTGTGGTCAGCCTCAACTACACCGTTTCTTAAAAGAACAGGTAGCTAGGAGATTGTAAAGCTGCACTTCTTCCCTACTTGTACCCATTAGCAGATTCTTCCCTTGCAAAACAACATCCATGTGAAAAAATTAACTGTGACGCTCAGAAGAGTTGAAGGCAAATACGTGTATGGGCAACAAAAGCTGTCAAGGTGACAAACGGTTCAGTGGACTGCTTTGTTCTCCACCTGCAGCAAGCTTGAGAGTTGTTAGCTTTCGAGGGGGATGCTGAGGACTCTTACGAAGGTTGTCATCCATCTGCAGAGAAATAATGAGAGACTGATCTGGCAAGCAGAGGAATACAGATTATACAACTAGTCTGTTCATCAAGGCTGCCATCATTAatgctggtttgggtttttatttacCCTGTTATTTCAGGCCCAGCCAAAACTGGTATTTTGGTTCCTTTCCACTTCCAAATACCCACTTGTTTTAGAGCGGCCATTCATTCCATCAGCTTATGGTGCATCAAACCCAGGGCAAATAGGCACGCTTCTGTTCACATCATTTTGacaaaagcaagaaagtaaCATCATCTAAGAGGTCAAAGTTTCAGTTCTGTACAATAGCCAAACACTGCTAGAAAACAGACTGACAAACTGCTAACATCATTGGCTGCATTTGCATGTTCAGCACCTTGcaagaacaaataattttcaaattagaAATATTCTGGAGGTGCTGGTGAATTTAATTAGTTACAGATTTCAAAAACTATTTGATAAAGAACTTTTGATAGGATCTTTTCGAAGACAAGTTAAAATTAATCTCTGAATATAgagattttacattttcataacaAATCAATTTAATGCCGTGTGTAACGAGgtatcaaaaaaaaatccagtttctACAGAATAAACAATCACAGAAGACAGCACAGAGATCTCCACAGGTTGTCTAGTCCATCCCATTTCCTCAAGGTAGGATCAGCTTTACCtaaatcatgcctgacaaatATCTTTATAACCCATTATTTAAAACTATCACAGCCACACCCCACTACCACCGAGAGGAGTTACAATCAATACCTAATGCTACAGGACCTGATGATAATTAATTACCTATTTCATACACTGCTCTTTTTCAGGAAGAGATGCCTTCTACCCTTCTAGTTAAAGTGCTCTGTCTACATCAGAAGACTAGTTCTTCGCAAGTTATTTTTCACATAAGTTGTACAGCTTTTGATAGGTGCTGAGTGACAGCCGTGGAAACAaagaatataaaagaaataaaagctagaCATAGaacaagcagaagaaacagtgactgTAGGTTAGTGACTACAGCATTCAGGTGGGAGCAAGGAGAGCTGGCAATTGCCCTTAACTTGCAGGACCATTTCTGAGTTTTGATCTAAGCATTTGCCTCCTCCTTTGCTGGAATGTACACTTGCAGAAAGACATCCTTCTTCTGTTGGTATGCGCACTTGCACGACAATGTTCTTCTGattgtaataaaaatactttctaagTTCAAGGCTTCATTAATTATTCATTTCAAATTACATAATATTCTTCCTGCCTCTCTACACAAAATAACTCACTAgaaaagaagcaattaaaataaaacatccatTGTACAGTTGCAGTTGCCATGTAAAAATACCTGTGACCAAGTAACAACAATGAAGCAGGAAAATTAGAGACTGAAGCAAAAGTAACCTTTTCAATCAAGTTGGATTCCTTATTTACAAGCTGTGTGAGTTTCTGCAGATTAGCATCTGCTGTATCCTGTCCAGCTGGAGAGTGGCCTGGAGAGTGAAGGTAGAAAGATGAAGAGTGAAAAGGTAtttacaaaagcttttaaatccTTAAAATATAAACCCACATTGGAGAGAAAGTTCATGCAGTATTTTTATCCTAAGATGACTTTAAGTGGAAAAACCATTCCatgtgagaaaaacagaagcactAAGCATGAGCTATAGCATAGAGACAGGTGCATTTTGCCAATGCTTGACAATGTAAAACTGAGTATtaacctttgtttttaattttcaatcCTTTCTGCACAACTTTGCAAGCTTCTCTACCTCATTTCCCCACAGAAGCTCCATAAACTACATAAAATCTAATTCTGCCTTGGTTCACAGATGGAAACCTGGAGTCCTAATCCAAACAAGGCTATACatgagaaaaggcaaaaagagacACAGCTTACCTGAGACAGTTAACCTGAAGTAGCAAGTTAAAATATCATCACAGAATCGACAGAGATTGGAAAGGTGTTTCAAATGCTTTTGTAATTGTACTCTGGGGAAAGACACTTTATAAATCGGTGCAAGGAAACCAAACACAAAGGCATCCAAGGTAGTAGGCCtgaaaaaagtgacaaaacaacacaaaaaaccaaagtgaCTGAGGTAAGACATTAAGACCTTTACAGTGTaagctgttttctgtgtatGTCAAACACAACTCAGGAAAGAACACAGCTCTTCTGGCATTCCTTCTGTTTGTATCAATCTGGTAAATCCTTTGCACAGAGTATTGACTGATTTCAGCATCTCATACTGGCAAGCTGAAACAGTAACTTCAGCATTAAAATCCAGTCACGCTGTCACATACACTGATAAACAAGCCACtctaaaacacatttctggCACCATGAAAGCCAAGCTGTATACCAGGGGACCAGGATCCTCTCTCAGGAAGTGGTCCGACTTCAGTGGCTAAAGGAAGATCATCCTTTGGCACTCTGCCGTTGGAAATACCTGCTTCCTGCTCCTTTCTCTGTGAACACGGTACAGGCAAAGGAGTCTTCCCAGACCTACACCCTCCTCCCATGAAGGCAGTGGTAACAGCTCAGgcttaaagctttttttctacATAGAAGCACAGGAGGTGACATTCAGTGGCTAGAAAAGCATCCTCTACTGCTACTGTAACTCATCAAGCACCCCACATTTTCTTAGCAGCTGTGGGTAGCATCTGCCTCTCTGTGGAAAAATGCAGGATAAGGGAGACACCGCATTGCCTTAGTCCAAAGATCTCATTTGTGCCCTGCTTGCTCATCTAGATTTATCTGAACAACAGAGTGTGAGACATGAAACTCCTGTGCAGCACTTTTAAGATTCTGgcaggttattaaaaaaaaaaaaaagcttaagtgTTCTCAGAGTCATGTGGTACCTGTTTTATtagtaattgaaaaaaaaaaaatcacactcaCCTATCTCCAAAGAAAAACTGAGATGTTCCCAATCTCTTCGACAGGAGATTTAGGCACTCCTTGGCATCCCTGTATATCTGATGAGACACAAGACTGCCTAAGACCCCTAGGAGTAGCAAGGCTAGTATGCACAGCATTGCTCATCATTTGACAGTGTTCTAGACCGTTTCAGTTCTTGTCTTCGACAACATCAACTTGCAAATTCTTTAGTACACAACACATACCTGTGCCTCCACTTCAGTGAGACTGTAGAGTGGAGGCGCTCCCCTGGTCAGCAAGATCCTGTTCAGTGCTTTCCTGGACATCTTTCCAGGCAGATACAAACCCAGTGGGAAAGGCATCCTTGAGGCAAACCATGGCTTTGTCACACTGCAGTAATTTTCAGCATCAACCCAGAAAGTGTGCAGCTGTATCAACATAAGGAAGAATATGACTGGAATCTGAGTAAGAATAGTAGACATCTCTCAAAAGTTTAATGCGCAAGATCTCTGtcagagaagcagaagcacCAGGAATTACAGTAATTTAAGGCAATCAGGCTCCACATTGGATTATACTAATCCTTTGAGTGTAGGAATACATCATTAAGGCAACAGCTACCTTCCAcctaaaaaaatcccaaagacaGTACGTAGACCTATAGACATGTGCACAAAGTTACATACACACTCATGTttctgtatgtgtgtatatgtatatacacacacactcacacacacatactgtatatagaaaagatattttaaaagttgcagATGTACAGGATCAGGTTTGAACTTTTTATaggtttttttcaagttttatatAAATCTTAAAAGATATTATGAAATTATGAATTTGAAACCTTGCGGGTCAGCTGAAGAGGCTAGCCTATGATATAATCTGGTGAAAGTACTTTTTCCTGTACAAACTGAAGCCAAAGTAATTCAAGAGATCCAGTATCAGGGGATTTTTATAGCTCTAATGTACTTACACTAAACTAGTGAGGGTGTGTGGCCATGTGTTATttagaactgaaaaatgaaactacTGATGGGTATTTTGGTATTTCAAAAGTTCTACCTGAACAGTTCAAAAGGCTCTCACA
The DNA window shown above is from Phalacrocorax aristotelis chromosome Z, bGulAri2.1, whole genome shotgun sequence and carries:
- the MTX3 gene encoding metaxin-3 isoform X2, whose amino-acid sequence is MAAPMELCCWGDGWGLPSPHPESLIVMAYAKFSGAPLTVNTINNSWRALKDVPVLISEDIVTSQPAKILNFLRKQKYNADYELSAKQGADTLAFIALLEEKLLPALLHTFWVDAENYCSVTKPWFASRMPFPLGLYLPGKMSRKALNRILLTRGAPPLYSLTEVEAQIYRDAKECLNLLSKRLGTSQFFFGDRPTTLDAFVFGFLAPIYKVSFPRVQLQKHLKHLSNLCRFCDDILTCYFRLTVSGHSPAGQDTADANLQKLTQLVNKESNLIEKMDDNLRKSPQHPPRKLTTLKLAAGGEQSSPLNRLSP
- the MTX3 gene encoding metaxin-3 isoform X1, producing the protein MAAPMELCCWGDGWGLPSPHPESLIVMAYAKFSGAPLTVNTINNSWRALKVDVPVLISEDIVTSQPAKILNFLRKQKYNADYELSAKQGADTLAFIALLEEKLLPALLHTFWVDAENYCSVTKPWFASRMPFPLGLYLPGKMSRKALNRILLTRGAPPLYSLTEVEAQIYRDAKECLNLLSKRLGTSQFFFGDRPTTLDAFVFGFLAPIYKVSFPRVQLQKHLKHLSNLCRFCDDILTCYFRLTVSGHSPAGQDTADANLQKLTQLVNKESNLIEKMDDNLRKSPQHPPRKLTTLKLAAGGEQSSPLNRLSP
- the MTX3 gene encoding metaxin-3 isoform X3; amino-acid sequence: MAAPMELCCWGDGWGLPSPHPESLIVMAYAKFSGAPLTVNTINNSWRALKVDVPVLISEDIVTSQPAKILNFLRKQKYNADYELSAKQGADTLAFIALLEEKLLPALLHTFWVDAENYCSVTKPWFASRMPFPLGLYLPGKMSRKALNRILLTRGAPPLYSLTEVEAQIYRDAKECLNLLSKRLGTSQFFFGDRPTTLDAFVFGFLAPIYKVSFPRVQLQKHLKHLSNLCRFCDDILTCYFRLTVSGHSPAGQDTADANLQKLTQLVNKESNLIEKVTFASVSNFPASLLLLGHRWMTTFVRVLSIPLES